In Niallia sp. FSL W8-0635, one genomic interval encodes:
- a CDS encoding site-specific integrase, which produces MASIQKRGKTYQFTVSHMVKGVSKLIRKGGFKTKKEAQIAAAEIEANLAKGILPHLKQMPFDDYFEKWMTLYKSNLTNTTKLHYDYTYRVIKDYFGGKPLQEIKRHDYQLFLNNFGANKAKETVEKVNIHIRSCVQDAIEEQIILHDFTRKAVLTWSNPAKKPEEKHLNYFETKILLETIYSLLGEGLGYYLILLGLTSGARFGELVGLTRKDFDFKNNTITINKTWGYAKRHPEGFGPTKNEASNRTIKLDKKTMNAFRRLFETITPNLYGLVFYSPESKYRVISNTNANKLLQKTLQELGIDPITMHGLRHTHASILLYRKVDINYVSERLGHSTIETTYKHYSHVLKELREEEEKLTIETFENM; this is translated from the coding sequence ATGGCGAGTATACAAAAACGGGGTAAAACCTATCAATTTACTGTAAGTCATATGGTGAAAGGTGTTTCGAAGCTGATACGAAAAGGTGGATTCAAAACCAAAAAGGAAGCACAAATTGCAGCAGCAGAAATTGAGGCAAATCTAGCAAAAGGGATTTTACCACATTTGAAGCAGATGCCTTTTGATGATTATTTTGAAAAATGGATGACATTATATAAATCTAATTTAACAAATACCACCAAACTTCATTACGATTATACTTATAGAGTTATTAAAGATTATTTTGGCGGCAAACCACTCCAGGAAATCAAACGCCATGACTACCAGCTTTTTTTAAATAACTTTGGAGCTAATAAGGCTAAAGAGACTGTTGAGAAAGTGAATATCCATATTCGATCGTGCGTACAGGATGCGATTGAAGAGCAAATTATCCTACATGATTTCACAAGGAAAGCCGTACTCACCTGGAGCAATCCTGCGAAGAAGCCAGAAGAAAAGCATTTAAATTATTTTGAAACTAAAATATTACTAGAAACGATTTATAGTTTGTTAGGTGAAGGGCTAGGTTATTATCTAATTCTATTAGGATTAACTTCTGGAGCGAGGTTTGGCGAGTTAGTGGGATTGACAAGAAAGGATTTTGACTTTAAAAACAACACAATAACCATTAACAAAACATGGGGTTATGCGAAAAGACATCCTGAAGGTTTCGGTCCAACGAAAAATGAAGCATCCAACCGTACAATCAAACTAGATAAAAAGACAATGAATGCATTTAGAAGGCTTTTCGAGACTATTACACCTAATCTATATGGATTAGTCTTTTATAGCCCAGAGTCAAAGTACAGAGTAATTAGCAACACCAACGCCAACAAGCTCTTACAAAAAACTTTACAAGAACTTGGTATCGATCCAATCACTATGCATGGGTTAAGACACACTCATGCAAGTATTCTACTATATAGGAAAGTTGACATTAATTACGTTAGCGAGCGTTTGGGTCATAGCACTATCGAAACGACTTATAAGCACTATTCTCACGTGCTTAAGGAATTGCGCGAGGAAGAGGAGAAACTAACGATTGAAACTTTTGAGAATATGTAA
- a CDS encoding AAA domain-containing protein yields the protein MNLYYKALYDDSRKANNMVTAVDDNMRKFERYLTLAIKALREKKHVRAKWDTVEDPTKLIIDPLCYQITLSTSSVLEVFMDENYLELNVENNVPFEPGSGIRLDNNFMPLLPTQFELISISSTRHLLRITDSSAYNGEKQALTSNGSIATITPFEIKDISQNGHHLTLSGKTYNEKKGSYSFEIKGEINEDEDLYINGLYMNQSDWHIANLSGDLYFNEKGERIPILERNGNALYVSQSFPKPKKITHGGIDVHFKIQTIPIPKKIHVNGVEIAIEHNRDSFETLSNVSGLSNDHIYRDPENGIDMFKISKYDQKSSSRKGQLAIRLIDEEEDDESFSKSNVDYFFDQDTEELEGILDGKQVRLKIEKVLPDERILFISRHDRTTLKFSDIPEVLSIRVNTYQLEMQRKAIQKLKRVPLTDQKPLIDLSRRKEREKVWKSFTPETITEWKVLTDHTREGVQAQRSFVSKALATPDFALLEGPPGSGKTTTILELIVQLIQRGKRILLCGSTHVSLDNVLERLQEKNLLDGIFPLRIGKQDSISEKIKEFTMDNYENSKFRDVLIESANLVCGTTFGILKHPLFNLNGDEPPVPKYDYLIIDESSKTTFQEFLIPALFAKRWILVGDIKQLPPFNDREHVNAAIDDDEKLSPALKQACLLIYQYIHDFRVRMPVCLVLQDDVIKNIQSELAVADPDDMKKRVVVIDENPTVDSISFVGISQMDIKKKNPIVWSMQGAEVIFVSEKLYSLVENQIPTNMVVIKDDWENSSNHYQVNAFYSRHPQELHQSLQYTWKSSRKREALAIDFFSEQKKFLKEKTWASEYGWRLVRSFELENVDNSRTRENLKRNLELLSPNTAAAHILKDIETVGDIALPSILQALQDGVGKNRDQSLETTLNSGFNMEEKQNRFVSLDYQHRMHPEISQFPRSYFYNNEALRDSSYTRYKREWTYNRYQNRNIWLDVSGKNKRSTNEAEVQAIMKELREFIKWAATHKNDEHDKGIWEVACITFYNGQRKAMADELKKLTGQKNRLANFSIGNVEIKNYTVDKFQGQEADITFLSMVRTDRIGFMDNPNRLNVAITRARYQRVIVGKYQFFLNNKQSEQLRLLPREATKMTISQKELGE from the coding sequence ATGAATTTATACTATAAAGCTTTGTATGATGATTCTAGAAAAGCTAATAATATGGTAACGGCTGTTGACGATAATATGAGAAAGTTTGAACGTTATTTGACACTAGCGATTAAAGCGCTACGAGAAAAAAAGCATGTAAGGGCAAAATGGGATACAGTAGAAGACCCTACTAAACTAATCATTGATCCTTTATGCTATCAAATTACCCTGAGCACATCATCGGTGTTAGAAGTTTTTATGGATGAAAACTACTTAGAATTAAATGTAGAAAACAATGTTCCGTTCGAACCAGGAAGCGGGATTCGTCTAGATAATAATTTTATGCCACTTCTCCCTACTCAATTTGAGCTTATTTCGATCAGTTCCACACGTCATTTATTACGAATCACGGATAGCTCTGCTTATAATGGGGAAAAACAGGCGCTAACGAGTAACGGTAGCATCGCGACTATTACCCCTTTTGAGATTAAGGATATTTCCCAAAACGGTCATCACCTGACGTTAAGCGGGAAAACATATAACGAGAAAAAAGGTTCATATTCCTTTGAAATAAAGGGAGAAATCAATGAAGATGAAGATCTTTATATTAATGGACTTTATATGAACCAATCAGATTGGCATATAGCAAATCTGTCGGGGGATCTTTATTTCAACGAAAAAGGTGAGCGAATTCCAATCCTTGAAAGAAACGGAAATGCACTGTACGTTTCGCAAAGCTTTCCAAAACCTAAAAAAATCACCCATGGTGGTATAGACGTTCATTTTAAAATTCAAACGATTCCAATCCCAAAGAAGATTCATGTCAATGGAGTAGAAATCGCCATAGAGCATAATCGAGATTCATTTGAAACATTAAGTAACGTTTCCGGCTTATCTAACGATCATATATATAGGGATCCGGAAAATGGGATCGACATGTTTAAAATATCGAAATATGATCAAAAGAGTAGTTCAAGGAAAGGCCAATTAGCGATACGACTAATAGACGAAGAGGAAGATGATGAGTCATTCTCTAAATCGAATGTTGATTACTTCTTTGATCAAGACACGGAAGAATTAGAAGGGATACTCGACGGAAAGCAAGTGAGGTTGAAAATTGAAAAGGTTCTTCCAGATGAGCGAATCCTATTCATTAGTAGGCACGATAGAACGACACTTAAATTTAGTGATATACCTGAAGTCCTCTCCATTCGGGTAAATACGTATCAATTAGAAATGCAACGAAAAGCGATACAAAAGCTAAAAAGAGTACCTTTAACAGATCAAAAGCCACTTATTGATCTATCGAGAAGAAAAGAAAGAGAAAAGGTATGGAAGTCCTTTACACCTGAAACCATTACAGAATGGAAAGTATTGACCGACCATACTAGAGAAGGTGTTCAAGCGCAAAGAAGCTTTGTTTCAAAAGCACTCGCAACACCCGATTTTGCACTGTTAGAAGGTCCACCAGGATCAGGGAAAACAACAACCATTCTTGAATTAATTGTTCAATTAATTCAACGGGGTAAACGAATTCTTTTATGTGGTTCAACACATGTCTCGCTTGATAATGTGTTAGAAAGGCTACAAGAGAAGAATTTGTTAGATGGAATTTTTCCATTACGGATCGGAAAACAAGATTCAATTAGCGAGAAAATTAAAGAATTCACGATGGACAACTATGAAAATAGTAAGTTCCGTGATGTATTAATTGAATCGGCAAATCTAGTTTGTGGAACCACATTTGGAATCTTGAAACATCCATTATTTAATCTTAACGGTGATGAACCGCCTGTTCCTAAATATGATTACTTAATTATTGATGAATCTAGTAAAACAACGTTCCAAGAGTTTTTAATTCCTGCTCTATTCGCGAAGCGTTGGATCCTTGTTGGGGATATTAAGCAATTACCGCCCTTTAATGATCGTGAACATGTGAATGCTGCAATCGATGATGACGAAAAATTATCACCTGCTTTAAAGCAAGCATGTCTTCTCATTTATCAATATATCCATGATTTTAGAGTGCGAATGCCTGTTTGTCTCGTTTTACAGGATGATGTAATTAAAAATATTCAAAGTGAGCTGGCAGTGGCTGACCCAGACGATATGAAGAAAAGGGTTGTTGTTATAGATGAGAATCCGACTGTTGACTCTATTTCTTTCGTAGGCATTTCCCAAATGGATATAAAAAAGAAAAATCCGATTGTCTGGAGTATGCAAGGCGCTGAGGTGATTTTTGTAAGTGAAAAATTATATTCACTTGTTGAAAATCAGATTCCAACGAATATGGTTGTAATCAAAGATGATTGGGAAAATTCATCTAATCACTATCAAGTGAATGCTTTTTATTCTCGTCACCCTCAAGAATTACATCAGTCATTGCAATATACTTGGAAGTCAAGCAGAAAACGTGAAGCTTTGGCAATCGATTTTTTCAGTGAACAAAAGAAGTTTTTAAAAGAAAAAACATGGGCATCAGAATATGGATGGAGATTAGTTCGTTCTTTTGAGTTGGAGAATGTAGACAATTCGCGAACGAGAGAAAACTTAAAGAGGAATCTAGAATTACTTTCGCCTAACACTGCAGCTGCTCATATTTTAAAAGATATTGAAACAGTAGGTGACATTGCATTGCCATCTATCTTGCAAGCCCTTCAGGATGGGGTTGGGAAGAATAGAGATCAGTCACTTGAAACGACCTTAAATTCTGGTTTCAATATGGAAGAAAAACAAAATCGATTCGTATCTTTAGACTATCAACATCGTATGCACCCGGAAATTTCTCAATTTCCAAGATCCTATTTTTATAACAATGAGGCACTTCGCGATTCATCCTATACGAGGTACAAGCGTGAATGGACGTACAATCGTTATCAGAATAGAAATATATGGTTAGATGTTAGTGGTAAAAACAAGCGCTCTACGAATGAAGCTGAAGTGCAAGCGATTATGAAAGAACTAAGAGAATTTATCAAATGGGCGGCTACCCATAAGAATGATGAACATGATAAAGGAATCTGGGAAGTAGCATGTATAACTTTTTACAATGGCCAACGAAAAGCTATGGCAGATGAACTAAAGAAATTAACGGGACAAAAAAATAGGCTGGCTAATTTTTCAATCGGAAATGTTGAAATTAAAAATTATACAGTGGATAAATTCCAAGGCCAGGAAGCGGATATCACATTCCTATCAATGGTTCGAACTGACAGAATCGGCTTTATGGATAATCCGAATCGATTAAATGTAGCCATTACACGTGCAAGATACCAGCGTGTTATTGTGGGTAAATATCAGTTTTTCCTAAATAATAAGCAATCCGAACAATTAAGGCTTTTACCGAGGGAAGCGACGAAAATGACGATAAGTCAAAAAGAGTTAGGAGAGTGA
- a CDS encoding DUF771 domain-containing protein, with translation MNIPIPSDSVIISKIELQELKKLQLTGVYWSMKDLENRVNRKSEWIKENILYPTSFKKILDAENGGFVFYPKSKGQTWSFQASKMAKFLDENFDRIFA, from the coding sequence ATAAACATTCCTATCCCTTCAGATTCCGTAATTATTTCTAAAATCGAGTTACAAGAACTGAAAAAACTTCAGTTAACAGGAGTCTACTGGTCTATGAAAGACCTTGAGAATCGAGTGAATAGAAAAAGCGAATGGATCAAAGAAAATATACTTTATCCAACAAGTTTCAAGAAAATACTAGATGCAGAAAACGGTGGATTTGTATTCTATCCAAAAAGCAAAGGACAAACCTGGTCATTTCAAGCATCAAAGATGGCAAAGTTTTTAGATGAAAACTTCGATCGGATTTTTGCTTAA